In Electrophorus electricus isolate fEleEle1 chromosome 1, fEleEle1.pri, whole genome shotgun sequence, a single window of DNA contains:
- the hsd17b1 gene encoding estradiol 17-beta-dehydrogenase 1 has translation MLSPSTRRLQTQQTAAQPSRPRVQMASTALLMEQKVVLITGCSSGIGLSLAVHLASEPSKAYKVYATMRNLDKKQRLLESMRGLHKETLAILQMDVTDQHSILSARDSISEGSVDILVCNAGVGLMGPLETQSEDTMRGILDVNLLGTIRTIQTFLPDMKRRRTGRILVTGSMGGLQGLPFNEVYCASKFAVEGTCESLAILLQHFNVHVSLIECGPVNTDFLRNLTKTEVGDGSVEVDAHTRSLYETYLHHCQTVFQNAAQDTDDIVKVFLEVIRCPCPGLRYYTSSAMLPLSSLKLTAHDGSQYVRAMGKLVFSAGSTDSQN, from the exons ATGCTCTCCCCAAGCACACGCAGGCTCCAGACACAACAGACCGCAGCTCAGCCTTCCCGCCCCCGAGTGCAGATGGCGTCAACTGCTCTTCTGATGGAACAGAAAGTGGTTCTCATCACGGGCTGCTCCTCGGGGATCGGCCTGAGCCTGGCTGTGCACCTGGCCTCCGAACCCTCCAAGGCTTACAAAG TGTATGCCACCATGCGGAACCTGGACAAGAAACAGCGCTTGCTGGAAAGCATGAGAGGACTGCACAAGGAGACTCTGGCCATCCTGCAGATGGACGTCACAGATCAGCACTCCATTCTCTCTGCCCGGGACAGCATTAGTGAAGGCAGCGTCGACATCCTGG TGTGTAATGCAGGCGTGGGACTTATGGGCCCCCTTGAGACCCAGTCAGAAGACACCATGAGGGGGATCCTAGATGTGAACCTGCTGGGGACCATTCGCACCATCCAGACCTTCCTACCAGacatgaagaggaggaggactgGACGAATACTGGTTACTGGCAGCATGGGAGGACtacaag gTCTGCCGTTTAATGAGGTGTACTGTGCCAGCAAGTTTGCAGTAGAGGGCACCTGTGAAAGCCTGGCCATTCTGTTACAACACTTCAACGTCCA TGTGAGTCTGATAGAATGCGGCCCCGTGAACACGGACTTCCTGAGGAACCTGACCAAAACGGAGGTGGGCGATGGGTCTGTGGAGGTTGACGCGCACACGCGCAGCCTGTATGAGACGTACCTGCACCACTGCCAGACTGTGTTCCAGAATGCAGCACAGGACACCGATGACATCGTAAAG GTGTTTCTGGAGGTGATCCGGTGTCCGTGTCCCGGCCTCAGGTACTACACCAGCAGTGCCATGCTGCCCCTGAGCAGTCTGAAGCTGACAGCCCATGATGGCTCCCAGTATGTTCGTGCCATGGGCAAGCTGGTCTTCTCTGCTGGGAGCACGGACTCGCAGAACTAA
- the si:ch73-141c7.1 gene encoding coenzyme Q-binding protein COQ10 homolog, mitochondrial — translation MARKASLFLRALAERSRVILARVGQAAVRHLSSQVAVASQSAASPLHSAAAQVVPTRNFLNLLTPLIARRIQYRENRTIGYSVEQIYSIVANIEQYQQFVPWCRKSKVTKGRSGNVRALLEIGFPPLVERYVSEVSVIPNQQIRAVCTDGSLFSHLETLWRFTSDLGSQSDSCNVAFYVTFEFKSLMHSQLATVFLDEVVKQMVGAFEKRAATLHGPCVHSLETTSTASTSSRAA, via the exons ATGGCGAGAAAGGCTTCTCTGTTCCTTCGAGCACTGGCTGAGAGGTCGCGTGTCATCCTGGCGAGAGTCGGACAAGCCGCAGTCAG aCATTTGAGCTCTCAGGTCGCCGTAGCCTCGCAGAGTGCTGCCTCGCCCCTGCATTCTGCGGCAGCCCAGGTCGTACCCACCCGGAACTTCCTTAATCTGCTCACCCCTCTCATAGCTCGAAGGATACAGTACCGTGAGAACCGGACTATCGG TTATTCCGTGGAGCAGATATACAGCATAGTAGCCAACATAGAGCAGTACCAGCAGTTTGTACCGTGGTGCAGGAAGTCAAAGGTCACAAAGGGGCGGAGTGGGAATGTGCGGGCGCTGCTGGAGATCGGATTCCCCCCCCTTGTGGAACGCTACGTCTCTGAGGTCAGCGTCATTCCTAATCAACAAATCCGG gctgtgtgtACAGATGGATCACTCTTCAGTCATCTCGAGACATTATGGCGGTTCACATCTGATCTCGGGAGCCAAAGTGACTCCTGCAATGTGGCGTTCTAT GTGACCTTTGAGTTCAAATCCCTGATGCACTCTCAGCTGGCTACAGTCTTCTTGGACGAGGTGGTCAAACAGATGGTCGGTGCTTTTGAGAAGAGAGCTGCTACGCTTCATGGCCCGTGTGTGCACAGCCTAGAAACTACCAGCACAGCCAGCACCAGCAGTAGAGCAGCCTAA